From Camelina sativa cultivar DH55 chromosome 7, Cs, whole genome shotgun sequence, one genomic window encodes:
- the LOC104702361 gene encoding uncharacterized protein LOC104702361: MMVQALDLQSFILRARVLKLYRQALKIAHRAPVHVRGELKQTVREEMEKNRDCNDKQKIRYLISEGLERVKGLDEMLDMQGH; encoded by the exons ATGATGGTTCAAGCCTTGGATTTGCAGAGTTTTATTCTTCGGGCTCGAGTTCTTAAGCTTTACCGACAAGCATTGAAGATAGCTCACAGAGCTCCTGTTCATGTTAGAG GGGAATTGAAACAGACGGTTAGGGAAGAGATGGAAAAGAACAGAGACTGCAACGACAAACAGAAGATTCGGTATCTGATTAGTGAAGGTTTAGAGAGAGTTAAAGGACTTGACGAGATGTTAGATATGCAAGGCCATTAA
- the LOC104702362 gene encoding uncharacterized protein At1g76070-like produces MDSKHHTSTSKPKSKNKLLQMLPKAMSFGHRVPPFSPGRDLHHNHHSNTASNKMFFSGPMVPLVPNAARVRRNKNDGVWDEPTSPKVSCIGQIKLGKSSNKCPTGKKKKAAASLIPKVFKTSSSLTKEDDKGRVSKIKRFFSFSSANTASRKSHPTAVSASDEHPVTVVSAAAAVPSLGQMKKFASSREGLGGFDWAAEMKLGEESPADHHRGYYSDDDTRGANLRDDDDDDEDDIIIPFSAPLGLNLKPKKEVNLWKRRTMDPPKPLHLQTT; encoded by the coding sequence ATGGACAGTAAACACCATACTTCGACTTCAAAACCTAAAAGCAAGAACAAGCTCTTGCAGATGCTTCCCAAAGCCATGTCGTTTGGACATCGAGTTCCACCGTTTAGTCCCGGGAGAGATCTCCACCACAACCACCACAGTAACACGGCGTCtaataaaatgtttttctcCGGTCCTATGGTTCCTTTGGTTCCTAACGCGGCTAGggttagaagaaataaaaacgaCGGCGTTTGGGACGAACCCACTTCACCTAAAGTCTCTTGCATCGGCCAGATCAAGCTTGGTAAGTCGTCTAATAAATGCCCAACcggtaaaaagaagaaagccgCTGCGTCGCTTATACCTAAAGTCTTTAAAACGTCGTCGTCTTTGACCAAAGAAGATGATAAAGGTCGTGTTTCGAAGATCAAacgtttcttctctttctcgtcGGCAAACACCGCATCAAGAAAATCTCATCCCACCGCCGTCTCCGCCTCGGATGAACATCCTGTCACGGTGGTTTCCGCGGCGGCGGCCGTGCCTTCGTTAGGTCAGATGAAGAAATTCGCAAGCAGCCGTGAAGGTTTAGGTGGATTTGATTGGGCGGCTGAGATGAAACTTGGAGAAGAATCGCCGGCTGATCATCACCGTGGTTACTATTCCGACGACGACACGAGAGGAGCTAACTTGAGAgacgatgatgacgacgacgaagacgacATAATAATCCCATTCTCAGCTCCGTTAGGGTTAAACttaaaaccaaagaaagaagttAACTTGTGGAAGAGAAGAACCATGGATCCACCTAAACCACTTCATCTTCAAACCActtag
- the LOC104702363 gene encoding thioredoxin-like protein CDSP32, chloroplastic: protein MATVANFLAKPIATVVPRPSSAVASTSSFVFFNHNKTNSLFRRQTLPRKLFSAVKVKAGAAPPGKVGTPPAKDEKLQKIHSGEEFDEALKNAKSKLVVAEFATSKSDQSNKIYPFMVELSRTCNDVVFLLVMGDESDKTRELCRREKIEKVPHFSFYKSMEKIHEEEGVEPDQLMGDVLYYGDNHSAVVQLHGRPDVEKLIEENRVGGKLIVLDVGLKHCGPCVKVYPTVLKLSRSMSETVVFARMNGDENDSCMEFLKDMDVIEVPTFLFIKDGEIRGRYVGSGKGELIGEILRYSGVRVTY from the exons ATGGCCACCGTAGCTAACTTCTTAGCCAAACCAATCGCCACCGTAGTTCCAAGGCCGTCCTCCGCCGTTGCTTCCACCTCCTCCTTCGTATTCTTCAACCACAATAAAACCAACTCTCTGTTCCGGAGGCAAACCCTTCCGAGGAAACTATTCTCCGCCGTGAAAGTAAAGGCCGGAGCGGCGCCTCCGGGAAAGGTCGGTACACCGCCGGCGAAAGACGAGAAGTTGCAGAAGATTCACAGCGGAGAGGAGTTCGACGAGGCGTTGAAAAATGCGAAGAGCAAGCTTGTGGTTGCGGAGTTTGCTACGAGTAAGAGTGATCAGAGTAATAAGATATATCCCTTTATGGTGGAGCTGAGCAGGACCTgtaacgacgtcgttttcttGCTCGTTATGGGTGATGAATCTGACAAGACCAGAGAGCTTTGTCGGAGAGAGAAGATTGAGAAAGTTCCTCACTTCAGCTTTTATAAGAGCATGGAGAAGATACAcgaagaagaag GTGTTGAACCGGACCAGTTAATGGGAGATGTGCTATACTATGGCGATAACCACTCGGCGGTGGTGCAGCTACACGGTCGACCTGACGTAGAGAAGCTGATTGAAGAGAATCGCGTGGGAGGGAAGCTGATCGTGCTTGATGTCGGACTGAAACACTGTGGTCCTTGTGTCAAGGTGTACCCGACCGTGCTGAAGCTATCCCGGTCGATGTCGGAGACAGTAGTGTTCGCTAGAATGAACGGCGATGAGAACGATAGTTGTATGGAGTTTCTCAAGGACATGGACGTTATCGAAGTTCCCACTTTCTTGTTCATTAAAGACGGCGAGATTCGTGGTCGTTACGTTGGTTCAGGTAAAGGTGAACTCATCGGTGAGATCCTCCGGTACTCAGGCGTTCGTGTTACGTATTAA